From Streptomyces sp. HUAS MG91, the proteins below share one genomic window:
- a CDS encoding type I restriction endonuclease produces MTPVIRVDDEKAFENAVEAGLRAQGWDPGLANTYNHELGIDTGELSAFLRTSQNDSWLRLQAEYGEGEEASTQRFAKRVAQQIDARGVLDVLRRGVNDRNVKLQLAYFRPAHTLAANALREYDANRLTYVRQFHYSAKTPAKSVDVAFFLNGLPLASVELKNHFTRQNVEEALHQYRTDRDPKELFFAKRTLVHFAVDPTLAFLSTRLAGKKTRFLPFNTGSRGPGVDGTAGNPPRPAEGEDDSTYPVSYLWEHVWARDNWLELLERYLHVEDEQAKAGKSPSYRPGLAHTQPLIFPRYHQWHAVRQLTAHAGRVGAGENYLIQHSAGSGKSNTIAWLAHRLSSLHTPEDPALLGEAIREKGLGPNQPVFDKVIVITDRRVLDKQLQDTIYQFTHTPGVVVRVDEDSNQLADALTGSTARIVITTLQKFPFILKKVGGLGRLRYAVIIDEAHSSQGGDGSAALKKALGAKAVDADGDPLTAEALARGQQPNMSFFAFTATPKAKTLELFGTKAPDTGRPSPFHVYSMRQAIDEGFILNVLDTFITHATYFKLHNDAVEEVERQVDPRKARSQLVRAALLSEASMDQRAKIMVDHFRSHSAGRLGGRAKAMVVTPSREHAVRLYQAIRKYVDERGATDCAALVAFSGALTVNDVEYTESKLNGFPEKELPGRFAYVRADDPNRPSVPKPEYRILVVAEKYQTGFDQPLLTTMYVDKPLANVAAVQTLSRLNRTHPLKSQEDLFVLDFANKWEVIRDAFQDYYETTRTEPADPNLLFDRQDEVMGYRLLVESEMDALVKAYFDALDEGRASEDEVKKAHARLYHYTAPAVDRFISLLAQEPDKAQEFRRALESYVKAYGWLSHVIGFENTELERLFQYGRFLLRRLPRPDGTAAADIGETVPSHMLVKQTGTPELQLEPVGDQVLPGLVAQAAGASVEVEEKTLAEVIQSINDELGAELSTADQILLGQLVAVISEDVDMQEVALAQDEETYGRELAKDMDAFVIRQAQSNDALMVRYFDDEKVNRLFRQVATAQSYQLIRRPARRAAEIQATAERAAELKAHEFQRRSPDAP; encoded by the coding sequence ATGACTCCCGTGATCCGCGTCGATGACGAGAAGGCATTCGAGAACGCCGTAGAGGCGGGACTCCGTGCCCAGGGCTGGGATCCCGGCCTGGCCAACACCTACAACCACGAACTCGGCATCGACACCGGCGAGTTGTCCGCCTTCCTCCGCACATCGCAGAACGACTCCTGGCTCCGCCTTCAGGCCGAGTACGGGGAGGGTGAGGAAGCCTCCACTCAGCGTTTCGCCAAGCGCGTCGCTCAGCAGATCGATGCGCGCGGTGTGCTCGACGTGCTCCGGCGCGGGGTGAACGACCGCAACGTGAAGCTCCAACTCGCATACTTCCGGCCGGCGCACACCCTCGCCGCCAACGCCCTGCGTGAGTACGACGCCAACCGGCTCACGTACGTACGGCAGTTCCACTATTCGGCGAAGACACCGGCCAAGTCCGTGGACGTGGCCTTCTTTCTCAACGGGCTCCCCCTGGCCTCGGTCGAGCTGAAGAACCACTTCACCAGGCAGAACGTCGAAGAGGCTCTCCACCAGTACCGCACCGACCGGGATCCGAAGGAACTCTTCTTCGCCAAGCGCACCCTGGTGCACTTCGCCGTCGACCCGACCCTAGCCTTCCTCAGCACCCGGCTGGCCGGGAAGAAGACCCGGTTCCTGCCGTTCAACACCGGCTCCCGCGGGCCCGGCGTCGACGGCACCGCGGGCAACCCGCCGCGCCCCGCCGAGGGTGAGGACGACAGCACGTACCCGGTGTCCTACCTCTGGGAGCACGTCTGGGCGCGGGACAACTGGCTCGAACTGCTGGAACGGTATCTGCACGTCGAGGACGAGCAGGCCAAGGCTGGCAAGTCCCCCTCGTACCGCCCCGGCCTCGCGCACACCCAGCCGCTTATCTTCCCCCGCTACCACCAGTGGCACGCCGTCCGGCAGCTCACCGCCCACGCTGGCCGCGTCGGCGCCGGGGAGAACTACCTCATCCAGCACTCGGCGGGATCTGGCAAGTCCAACACCATCGCCTGGCTCGCCCACCGGCTGTCGTCCCTGCACACTCCGGAAGACCCCGCGCTGCTCGGTGAGGCCATCCGCGAGAAGGGACTGGGGCCCAACCAGCCGGTCTTCGACAAGGTGATTGTCATCACCGACCGGAGAGTCCTGGACAAGCAACTCCAGGACACCATCTACCAGTTCACCCACACCCCGGGTGTAGTGGTCCGGGTCGACGAGGACTCCAACCAACTGGCCGATGCGCTCACCGGTTCCACCGCGCGAATCGTCATCACCACCCTGCAGAAGTTTCCGTTCATACTGAAGAAGGTCGGCGGGCTCGGCAGGCTCCGCTACGCGGTGATCATCGACGAGGCGCACTCGTCGCAGGGCGGCGACGGCTCGGCCGCGCTGAAGAAAGCCCTGGGGGCCAAGGCCGTCGACGCGGATGGTGACCCGTTGACCGCTGAGGCGCTGGCCCGCGGACAGCAGCCGAACATGTCGTTCTTCGCTTTCACCGCGACCCCGAAGGCGAAGACCCTCGAACTCTTCGGTACCAAGGCCCCAGACACTGGACGGCCGAGCCCGTTCCACGTGTACTCGATGCGCCAGGCCATCGATGAGGGCTTCATCCTCAACGTGCTCGACACGTTCATCACCCACGCCACCTACTTCAAGCTGCACAACGATGCGGTCGAAGAGGTCGAACGCCAGGTGGATCCGCGCAAGGCCCGCTCCCAGCTCGTGCGTGCGGCGCTGTTGTCCGAGGCGTCGATGGATCAGCGGGCAAAGATCATGGTCGATCACTTCCGCTCCCACAGTGCGGGCCGGCTCGGCGGCCGGGCCAAGGCCATGGTGGTCACCCCCAGCCGCGAGCACGCGGTCCGGCTCTACCAGGCGATCCGCAAGTACGTGGACGAGCGGGGTGCCACCGACTGTGCCGCGCTCGTCGCGTTCTCCGGCGCGCTGACCGTGAACGACGTCGAGTACACCGAGTCCAAGCTCAACGGCTTTCCGGAGAAGGAGCTCCCGGGCCGCTTCGCCTACGTGCGCGCCGATGACCCGAACCGGCCGTCCGTGCCCAAGCCCGAGTACCGGATCCTCGTCGTCGCCGAGAAGTACCAGACGGGCTTCGACCAGCCGCTGCTGACGACGATGTACGTGGACAAGCCGCTCGCCAACGTCGCCGCCGTACAGACCCTCTCGCGTCTCAACCGAACCCACCCGCTGAAGTCCCAGGAAGACCTGTTCGTTTTGGACTTCGCCAACAAGTGGGAGGTGATCCGGGACGCCTTCCAGGACTACTACGAGACGACGCGCACCGAGCCGGCCGACCCCAACCTGCTCTTCGACCGGCAGGACGAGGTCATGGGCTACCGGCTGCTCGTGGAATCCGAGATGGATGCCCTCGTCAAGGCGTACTTCGATGCCCTCGATGAAGGCCGCGCCTCCGAGGATGAGGTCAAGAAGGCACACGCGCGGCTCTACCACTACACAGCACCCGCAGTGGACCGTTTCATCAGCCTCCTCGCTCAAGAACCGGACAAGGCCCAGGAGTTCCGCCGGGCCCTGGAGTCGTACGTCAAGGCGTACGGCTGGCTCTCCCACGTCATCGGGTTCGAGAACACGGAACTGGAGCGACTCTTCCAGTACGGGCGGTTCCTGCTCCGACGACTCCCCCGCCCCGACGGCACCGCCGCCGCCGACATCGGCGAAACGGTGCCCAGCCACATGCTGGTCAAGCAGACCGGGACCCCCGAACTGCAGTTGGAGCCGGTGGGCGATCAGGTCCTACCGGGCCTTGTCGCCCAGGCGGCCGGCGCGTCGGTCGAGGTCGAGGAGAAGACGCTCGCCGAGGTCATCCAGTCCATCAACGACGAGCTCGGTGCCGAGCTCTCCACGGCGGACCAGATCCTCCTCGGCCAGCTCGTCGCAGTGATCTCCGAGGACGTCGACATGCAGGAGGTGGCTCTCGCCCAGGACGAGGAGACGTACGGGCGGGAACTCGCCAAGGACATGGATGCGTTCGTCATAAGGCAGGCACAGTCCAACGATGCCCTGATGGTGCGGTACTTCGACGACGAGAAGGTGAACCGCCTGTTTCGGCAGGTCGCCACGGCCCAGTCGTACCAGCTGATCCGCCGCCCCGCGCGCAGGGCAGCGGAGATCCAGGCAACCGCCGAACGCGCGGCCGAGCTGAAGGCCCACGAATTTCAGCGCCGTAGTCCTGACGCACCGTAG
- a CDS encoding restriction endonuclease subunit S yields MSNTVMLKRVALVQYGLGQPPKLSTDGIPILRATNITRGKITEPGLLRARLEDLPLDRAPLLKEGEILVVRSGAYTGDSARITAKWAGSAPGYDLRVTPLAINSRYLAYALLGIAAQDQIKLVSSRAAQPHLNAEELGELQIWMPSSDEQRRIADFLDAETSRIDRLLALQTTVLERLDERESAIVDLAIDELIDRVGTTPFRRFIIAMDQGSSPQCDAVPASDDEWGVLKVSCLRPGSFFPDQNKRLPEDAVPDVRNEVREGDVLITRANTPQLVGSTAVVPAVRRKLLLSDKIFRVGLSPLLDAHYVAWIARGTRVRSFSSASSNGASQSMANIRFEEVKEWPIPHIDLPEQKRVVAELDRSRMQTDALRSRITRQLTLLAERRQALITAAVTGQFDVSTASGRGED; encoded by the coding sequence ATGAGCAACACCGTCATGCTTAAACGTGTCGCGCTAGTCCAGTACGGGCTGGGGCAGCCCCCGAAGCTGTCCACCGACGGAATCCCAATCCTGCGCGCAACCAATATCACCCGAGGGAAGATCACCGAACCGGGTCTCCTGCGAGCCCGTTTGGAAGATCTACCACTCGATCGAGCTCCGCTGCTCAAAGAGGGTGAAATTCTTGTGGTGCGAAGCGGTGCATACACGGGAGACTCGGCCCGAATTACCGCAAAGTGGGCTGGTAGTGCACCTGGATATGACCTCCGAGTTACGCCCCTTGCCATAAATTCTCGATACTTGGCATACGCGCTGTTGGGTATCGCCGCACAAGATCAAATCAAACTGGTCAGCTCACGAGCAGCGCAACCCCATCTCAATGCCGAGGAGCTCGGCGAGCTGCAAATCTGGATGCCCTCAAGCGACGAACAGCGCCGCATCGCCGACTTTCTCGACGCCGAGACTTCCCGCATCGATCGGCTTTTGGCACTGCAAACCACGGTTCTGGAACGACTGGACGAACGCGAATCAGCAATCGTGGATCTCGCCATCGATGAGTTGATCGATCGCGTGGGCACCACGCCGTTCCGACGCTTCATCATTGCGATGGATCAGGGTTCAAGTCCGCAATGTGACGCGGTCCCTGCAAGTGATGACGAGTGGGGTGTTCTGAAGGTGAGTTGCCTCAGGCCAGGTTCATTCTTCCCCGACCAGAACAAACGACTCCCCGAGGACGCCGTACCAGACGTACGCAATGAGGTTCGTGAGGGTGACGTACTCATCACGCGCGCCAACACACCCCAGTTGGTCGGCTCAACGGCGGTTGTACCTGCGGTTCGCCGCAAGCTACTACTCTCTGACAAGATTTTCCGAGTCGGCCTCTCACCCTTGCTGGACGCTCATTACGTCGCTTGGATCGCACGCGGAACCCGCGTGCGATCCTTTTCCTCTGCCTCCTCAAACGGCGCATCTCAGTCGATGGCGAATATCCGCTTCGAAGAAGTGAAGGAGTGGCCAATTCCGCATATTGACCTGCCTGAGCAGAAAAGAGTCGTAGCCGAGTTGGATCGAAGCCGCATGCAGACGGACGCTTTGCGCAGCCGTATCACCCGCCAGCTCACCCTCCTCGCCGAACGCCGCCAGGCCCTCATCACCGCCGCCGTGACCGGCCAGTTCGACGTGTCCACTGCATCGGGCCGAGGAGAGGACTGA
- a CDS encoding class I SAM-dependent DNA methyltransferase, whose translation MSNTNQELADFIWSVADLLRGDYKRSEYAKVILPLTVLRRFDCVMEAKGTRQAVRDRDASYAGEKKDGLLLGISGLPFYNTSKQNFETIGSDDKNVYANLKDYIRGFSSEVTEIIDRYDFHIQIERLKDADLLYLVVQEFAAIDLSPEKVSNHDMGYVFEELIRKFADASNETAGEHFTPREVVKLMVELLLGPDEARIRKPGAVLDILDPACGTGGMLAAAEEHIRKIKPGARINLFGQEINAESYAICRSDMLLKGHKAENIRFGNTFTRDWHEDRRFSYMLANPPFGVEWRKSEKAVREEHEGLGFAGRFGAGLPRINDGSFLFLQHMLHKMQPLKKDESGDEIGGSRIAIVFNGSPLFTGSAGSGESEIRRWILENDYLETIVGLPDQLFYNTGISTYFWILSNRKPAHRKGKVVMIDARGEWVKRRKSLGEKRKEIADEQIAGICAIYRDAEHIAQDEFHPQHAKVKILRNEAFGYQRITVDRPLKLRFEVTEDTLTALSASAALQKVLGDKTMDAAEVAKRQAAFVAALQPLTGQIWHTKAEAWDALHKAVTSAGLIWPSSAPVQKALREAVGVRDPKGEVQYANAKKNQIEHDPDLRDAENVPMDQDIDDYLAEEVTPHVEDAWIAETKNPKTKLNERSKIGYEIPFTRHFYVYEPPRPLSVIDAELKSLETEIWELLGEVTE comes from the coding sequence GTGAGCAACACCAACCAGGAACTTGCCGACTTCATCTGGTCGGTGGCCGACTTGCTGCGGGGCGACTACAAACGCTCGGAGTACGCCAAGGTCATCCTGCCGCTCACGGTACTTCGCCGGTTCGACTGCGTGATGGAGGCAAAGGGAACCCGCCAGGCGGTGCGGGACCGGGACGCCTCGTACGCCGGCGAGAAGAAGGATGGGCTGCTGCTTGGCATCTCGGGGCTGCCGTTCTACAACACCTCGAAGCAGAACTTCGAGACCATCGGCAGCGACGACAAGAACGTCTACGCCAACCTCAAGGACTACATCCGCGGCTTCTCCAGCGAAGTCACCGAGATCATCGACCGCTACGACTTCCACATCCAGATCGAGCGCCTCAAAGACGCCGATCTGCTGTACCTGGTGGTCCAGGAGTTCGCGGCAATCGACCTCAGCCCCGAGAAGGTCAGCAACCACGACATGGGCTACGTCTTCGAAGAGCTGATCCGCAAGTTCGCGGACGCCTCCAACGAGACGGCCGGTGAACACTTCACCCCGCGCGAAGTGGTCAAGCTGATGGTCGAGCTGCTGCTCGGTCCCGACGAGGCACGCATCCGCAAGCCCGGGGCGGTCCTCGACATCCTGGACCCGGCCTGCGGCACCGGCGGCATGCTCGCCGCGGCCGAGGAACACATCAGGAAGATCAAGCCCGGCGCACGCATCAACCTGTTCGGTCAGGAAATCAATGCCGAGTCGTACGCGATCTGCCGCTCCGACATGCTCCTTAAGGGGCACAAGGCCGAGAACATCCGGTTCGGCAACACCTTCACCCGCGACTGGCACGAGGACCGCCGGTTCAGCTACATGCTGGCCAACCCGCCGTTCGGCGTCGAATGGAGGAAGTCGGAGAAAGCTGTCCGCGAGGAGCATGAAGGCCTCGGCTTCGCCGGCCGCTTCGGGGCGGGCCTCCCTCGCATCAACGACGGTTCCTTCCTCTTCCTCCAGCACATGCTCCACAAGATGCAACCCTTGAAGAAGGACGAGAGCGGGGACGAGATCGGCGGCTCCCGCATCGCCATCGTCTTCAACGGCTCGCCGCTCTTCACCGGCAGCGCTGGCTCCGGCGAGTCGGAGATCCGCCGCTGGATCCTGGAGAACGACTACCTAGAGACCATCGTCGGCCTCCCCGACCAGCTCTTCTACAACACCGGCATCTCGACGTACTTCTGGATCCTCAGCAACCGCAAGCCCGCGCACCGCAAGGGCAAGGTCGTCATGATCGACGCCCGCGGGGAGTGGGTGAAGCGGCGCAAGTCCCTCGGCGAGAAACGTAAGGAGATCGCCGATGAGCAGATCGCTGGCATCTGCGCGATCTACCGCGACGCGGAACACATCGCGCAGGACGAGTTCCATCCGCAGCACGCAAAAGTCAAGATCCTCCGTAATGAGGCATTCGGCTACCAGCGCATCACAGTCGACCGCCCGCTGAAGCTCCGCTTCGAGGTCACGGAGGACACACTCACAGCACTGTCCGCGTCGGCGGCGCTCCAGAAAGTCCTCGGCGACAAGACGATGGACGCGGCAGAGGTGGCCAAGCGGCAGGCCGCGTTCGTAGCAGCCCTGCAACCCCTGACCGGACAGATCTGGCATACCAAGGCCGAAGCCTGGGACGCCTTGCACAAGGCCGTCACCTCGGCCGGCCTGATCTGGCCGTCGAGCGCGCCGGTCCAGAAGGCACTCCGGGAGGCGGTTGGCGTACGCGACCCAAAGGGCGAGGTTCAGTACGCGAACGCGAAGAAGAATCAGATCGAGCACGACCCTGACCTCCGCGACGCGGAGAACGTCCCGATGGACCAGGACATCGACGACTACCTGGCGGAAGAAGTCACGCCGCATGTCGAAGACGCATGGATCGCCGAGACCAAGAACCCGAAGACCAAACTGAACGAACGCTCCAAGATCGGCTACGAAATCCCGTTCACGCGCCACTTCTATGTGTATGAGCCACCACGCCCACTGTCAGTGATCGACGCGGAGCTGAAGTCGCTTGAGACAGAGATCTGGGAGCTTTTGGGGGAGGTGACGGAATGA
- a CDS encoding N-6 DNA methylase, with the protein MQDEGSAAEPVVTAAQIARLAGVTRAAVANWRRRHDDFPAPSGGTAASPLFSLAEVEAWLAGQRKGRGVSAEVALWQALRAAYGDDMTAALVDTGSHLTGETTTALPDPIREAVDRLASERASSQLFEDLLTRLLTSAGRSGVQAITSPRLIRAFVHFAGTTEGPVYDPACGTGSLLLAVAGQTSAVHTGQEISPGLVRLAELRARLGGSRTVRIEAGDSLRDDRHPHLRAQLVVCEPPLGQTDWGREELLLDPRWELGAPPRAEGDLAWLQHCYFHTAPGGRALIALAPSAAYRRSGRRIRAELVRRGALSSVISLPSGFATSHNLPLHLWELRRPGTPGEEVRSVRMIDLTANDPDGPLEPTPDQIAHVPLIDLIHEEVDLSPSAYVTAAQPDYPSEYTALRASLEQKLRQLAELLPALPPGPGAGSLDEIASVGVGDLVQAGLVRTEDGEASSVSDQLDTDYLRGFLRSAGNTRRNTSATGTHRAELRSAQLPQMDIAQQRRYGLAFRDLGEFERRLKEIARMGDQAARLAHDGLTNGALGPPRTAATEHPHAMPPHRATREGAE; encoded by the coding sequence ATGCAGGACGAAGGATCCGCTGCAGAGCCAGTCGTCACCGCAGCCCAGATCGCCCGGCTCGCCGGTGTCACGCGAGCCGCAGTCGCCAATTGGCGACGTCGACACGACGACTTCCCGGCCCCCAGCGGTGGCACGGCGGCAAGCCCGCTCTTCTCCTTGGCCGAGGTCGAGGCATGGCTGGCGGGACAGCGCAAGGGCCGAGGAGTCTCGGCGGAGGTCGCTCTCTGGCAAGCCCTGCGCGCTGCGTACGGCGACGACATGACGGCCGCGCTCGTGGACACCGGCTCCCATCTGACGGGCGAGACCACCACGGCCCTCCCGGACCCGATCCGTGAAGCCGTGGACCGACTGGCCTCCGAACGCGCTTCCTCGCAACTCTTCGAGGACCTGCTCACCCGGCTCCTCACCTCGGCAGGCCGCAGCGGTGTGCAGGCGATTACGTCTCCTCGCCTCATCCGGGCCTTCGTCCACTTCGCGGGGACGACCGAGGGACCCGTCTACGACCCGGCCTGCGGGACGGGATCGCTCCTGCTCGCGGTTGCCGGGCAGACGTCTGCCGTCCACACCGGCCAGGAGATCAGCCCTGGACTAGTGAGGCTGGCCGAGCTAAGAGCGCGGCTCGGCGGCTCTCGCACCGTCCGGATCGAAGCCGGAGACTCACTCCGGGACGACCGGCACCCCCACCTCCGGGCCCAGCTCGTTGTCTGTGAACCGCCGTTGGGCCAGACCGACTGGGGCCGTGAAGAGCTCCTGCTCGACCCGCGCTGGGAGCTGGGTGCACCCCCGCGCGCGGAGGGCGATCTGGCCTGGCTCCAGCACTGCTACTTTCACACCGCTCCCGGCGGCCGTGCTCTCATCGCTCTCGCCCCGTCCGCCGCATACCGCAGGAGCGGCCGCCGGATCCGAGCGGAGCTGGTACGCAGGGGGGCCCTCTCCTCGGTCATCTCCCTGCCGTCGGGATTCGCGACCAGTCACAACCTGCCGCTCCACCTGTGGGAATTGCGCCGGCCAGGGACACCGGGCGAAGAGGTCCGGTCTGTCCGCATGATCGACCTCACGGCGAACGATCCGGACGGCCCCCTGGAACCGACCCCGGACCAGATCGCACACGTACCGTTGATCGACCTCATCCACGAAGAGGTGGACCTTAGCCCGTCCGCGTACGTGACTGCGGCCCAACCCGACTACCCATCCGAATACACGGCCCTCCGCGCCTCACTCGAACAAAAGCTACGACAACTGGCCGAGTTGCTGCCCGCGCTACCACCGGGACCTGGAGCGGGATCCCTGGACGAGATCGCCTCGGTGGGGGTCGGCGACCTGGTCCAGGCGGGCCTGGTCCGCACGGAGGACGGCGAGGCGTCATCCGTGAGCGACCAGCTCGACACGGACTACCTGCGAGGGTTCCTCCGCAGCGCGGGCAACACGCGCCGCAATACCTCGGCCACCGGCACTCACAGGGCAGAACTCCGCAGCGCCCAGCTGCCCCAGATGGACATCGCGCAGCAGCGCCGGTACGGACTGGCCTTCCGCGACTTGGGCGAGTTCGAGCGAAGGCTCAAGGAAATTGCCAGGATGGGCGACCAAGCCGCGCGCCTGGCCCACGACGGACTGACCAACGGAGCCCTGGGGCCGCCCCGGACGGCCGCAACGGAGCATCCCCACGCCATGCCACCACATAGAGCGACACGAGAAGGTGCCGAGTGA
- a CDS encoding ROK family transcriptional regulator, with protein sequence MTTPPAWNRQRLRSNNEWLLLERLRTSGPASRAQLARASGLSKPTVSSALAALERGGLVREAGTHAGSRGRVAVLYEPDPRAGHVLGIDIGRARLRTVVADLAGTVVARTETRNRGRSATAVAAAALACAQQAISEAELTPDAIVHTAVGTPGVFDRHTGRVRYAVNLPGWGRPGLVERMRDRLGTPLSVHNDANLAALGEYTFGAGAGSRLFVYVLVGTGLGMGVVADGELFLGAHGAAGEIGFLPLDGVPRSGSAPRRGLLEDAVSADAVVRAARDRGLTGPLTAKRVFDAARTGDPAALDAVRQEGERLALAVATVTAVLDPDLVILGGGVGGGADLLLTTVTDTLHRLTPLRPRVEAGTAGDDAVLLGALTTALRAARPLVFDRRTGIAQTH encoded by the coding sequence GTGACGACACCCCCCGCCTGGAACCGGCAGCGCCTGCGCAGCAACAACGAATGGCTGCTCCTGGAACGCTTACGCACCTCGGGCCCGGCCTCCCGGGCCCAGCTCGCCCGCGCCAGCGGCCTGTCCAAGCCCACCGTCTCCTCCGCCCTCGCCGCGCTGGAACGCGGGGGCCTGGTCCGCGAGGCCGGCACCCACGCGGGCAGCCGCGGCCGCGTCGCCGTCCTGTACGAGCCCGACCCGCGCGCCGGACACGTCCTCGGCATCGACATCGGCCGGGCCCGGCTGCGCACCGTCGTCGCCGACCTCGCCGGCACCGTCGTCGCCCGCACCGAGACGCGCAACCGCGGCCGCAGCGCCACCGCCGTCGCCGCGGCCGCCCTCGCCTGCGCCCAGCAAGCGATATCCGAAGCAGAGCTGACGCCCGACGCCATCGTGCACACCGCCGTCGGCACCCCCGGCGTCTTCGACCGGCACACCGGCCGCGTCCGCTACGCCGTCAACCTGCCCGGCTGGGGCCGCCCCGGCCTCGTGGAACGCATGCGCGACCGCCTGGGCACCCCGCTGTCCGTCCACAACGACGCCAACCTGGCCGCGCTCGGCGAGTACACCTTCGGCGCGGGCGCGGGCAGCCGCCTCTTCGTCTACGTCCTCGTGGGCACCGGCCTCGGCATGGGCGTCGTCGCCGACGGCGAACTCTTCCTCGGCGCGCACGGCGCCGCCGGCGAGATCGGCTTCCTCCCGCTCGACGGCGTCCCGCGCTCCGGCAGCGCACCCCGGCGCGGCCTCCTGGAGGACGCGGTCTCCGCCGACGCCGTCGTCCGGGCGGCCCGCGACCGCGGCCTGACGGGACCGCTGACGGCCAAGCGCGTCTTCGACGCCGCCCGCACCGGCGACCCGGCCGCCCTGGACGCCGTACGCCAGGAAGGCGAACGGCTCGCCCTCGCCGTCGCCACCGTCACCGCCGTCCTCGACCCCGACCTGGTGATCCTCGGCGGGGGAGTGGGCGGCGGCGCCGACCTGCTCCTGACCACCGTCACCGACACCCTGCACCGCCTCACCCCGCTGCGCCCCCGCGTCGAGGCGGGCACGGCGGGCGACGACGCGGTCCTCCTGGGCGCCCTCACCACCGCCCTGCGCGCGGCCCGGCCCCTGGTCTTCGACCGGCGCACCGGCATCGCGCAGACCCATTGA
- a CDS encoding ABC transporter ATP-binding protein, whose translation MTTPLLELRGVTRHFKVGTGLSRRALHAVDDVDLAVGEREILALVGESGSGKSTLARLVAQVHRPTRGEIRYEGKPLSEQRGRRAQLAYRGAVPMVFQDPFSALNPAYRVSHGILRGITLHQPRLTRAERQTEAERVTEAVGLAPDVLGRFPHELSGGQRQRIGFAQALAHRPRLILADEPVSMLDVSIRIGLLNVMAGLRETENVSILYITHDIASARYLSDRVAVMYGGHIVETGPTEEVLAHPRHPYTDLLLSAVPDPRAPLDVDAATAKSDPPVVIDPTPGCRFRARCPLATEVCGRVTPRLEPVAEAHTAACHVTAPGADA comes from the coding sequence ATGACGACCCCGCTGCTCGAACTGCGCGGTGTCACCCGCCACTTCAAGGTCGGCACCGGACTGAGCCGGCGCGCCCTGCACGCCGTGGACGACGTCGACCTCGCCGTCGGGGAGCGGGAGATCCTCGCCCTCGTCGGCGAGAGCGGCAGCGGCAAGTCCACCCTCGCCCGGCTCGTCGCCCAGGTGCACCGCCCGACCCGCGGCGAGATCCGTTACGAGGGAAAGCCGTTGAGCGAGCAACGCGGCCGCCGCGCCCAACTCGCCTACCGGGGCGCCGTCCCCATGGTCTTCCAGGACCCCTTCTCCGCCCTCAACCCGGCCTACCGCGTCTCCCACGGCATCCTGCGCGGCATCACCCTGCACCAGCCCCGGCTCACCCGCGCCGAACGGCAGACGGAGGCCGAGCGCGTCACCGAGGCGGTCGGCCTCGCCCCCGACGTCCTCGGCCGCTTCCCCCACGAACTATCCGGCGGCCAGCGCCAGCGCATCGGCTTCGCCCAGGCCCTCGCCCACCGCCCGCGCCTCATCCTCGCCGACGAACCCGTCTCCATGCTCGACGTCTCCATCCGCATCGGCCTGCTCAACGTCATGGCCGGACTGCGCGAGACCGAGAACGTCTCGATCCTCTACATCACCCACGACATCGCGAGCGCCCGCTACCTCTCCGACCGCGTCGCCGTCATGTACGGCGGCCACATCGTCGAGACCGGACCCACCGAAGAGGTCCTCGCCCACCCCCGCCACCCCTACACCGACCTCCTCCTGTCCGCCGTGCCCGACCCCCGCGCCCCCCTCGACGTCGACGCCGCGACCGCCAAGTCCGACCCGCCCGTCGTCATCGACCCCACCCCCGGCTGCCGCTTCCGCGCCCGCTGCCCGCTCGCCACCGAGGTGTGCGGCCGGGTCACCCCGCGCCTGGAGCCGGTCGCCGAGGCCCACACCGCCGCCTGCCACGTCACCGCCCCGGGAGCCGACGCGTGA